The Lucilia cuprina isolate Lc7/37 chromosome 5, ASM2204524v1, whole genome shotgun sequence genome includes a window with the following:
- the LOC111674862 gene encoding protein rhomboid isoform X2, with protein MSGKRTRSFKCAVHHRDREVCSENDFHLVLEEPPFFKKMVHVIAMEILPEERDRKYYADRYSCCPPPWFIIFITIIELCLFTYHTLNTGEADPVGPVPIDSLFIYRPDRRHELWRFMSYMFLHAGWFHLGFNLLIQLVFGLPLEMVHGSGRIACIYFSGVLAGSLGTSIIDPDVYLVGASGGVYALLAAHLANVMINYHQMRYGILRLAAILFFASCDVGFAVYARFADDYPSVSFIAHLTGALAGLTIGLLVLKNFEQKLHEQLLWWIVLGIYAACIIFAIIFNILNSAIMQSLKAKPIYATETYYNNFQV; from the exons ATGAGTGGTAAACGCACACGCAGCTTTAAATGTGCAGTTCATCATCGCGATCGTGAAGTTTGTTCTGAGAATGATTTTCATTTGGTTTTAGAAGAACCGcccttctttaaaaaaatggttCATGTCATTGCAATGGAAATACTGCCCGAAGAACGTGATCGCAAATATTATGCAGATCGTTACTCATGCTGTCCGCCGCCATGGTTTATTATCTTTATCACAATTATTGAG TTATGTTTGTTTACTTATCACACCTTAAATACAGGAGAAGCTGATCCCGTGGGTCCAGTGCCCATTGATTCATTATTTATATACCGTCCTGATAGACGTCATGAATTATGGCGTTTCATGTCCTATATGTTCCTGCATGCAGGTTGGTTTCATTTGGGCTTCAATTTGCTGATACAACTTGTCTTTGGTCTACCATTAGAGATGGTACACGGTTCTGGTCGTATTgcttgtatatatttttctggTGTTTTGGCAGGTTCATTAG GCACCAGCATAATTGATCCGGATGTTTATTTGGTTGGCGCCAGTGGTGGTGTTTACGCTTTACTAGCTGCCCATTTGGCTAACGTTATGATAAACTATCATCAAATGCGTTATGGAATTTTACGTTTGGCagccattttattttttg CTTCCTGTGATGTGGGGTTTGCAGTTTATGCTCGTTTTGCTGATGACTATCCCTCCGTATCTTTTATTGCCCATTTAACTGGCGCTTTGGCTGGTCTAACAATCGGTCTATTAGTGTTGAagaatttcgaacaaaaattgCACGAACAATTGCTGTGGTGGATTGTTTTGGGTATCTATGCCGCCTGCATCATATTCGCCATTATCTTTAACATTCTCAATAGTGCGATAATGCAGAGTCTTAAAGCGAAGCCTATTTATGCCACAGAAACGTACTACAATAATTTTCAAGTTTGA